The window TACGAAGGGAATGGACAAACCCTGTTCGCAATGAAAGGGCTTTGTCACCTCGAGACTCCATGTATTGGGCCGTTGGAGGAATTTTTTTGGCCTTCTTTGCCCAAATTACAGCAGCAAATATTGAATATTTGCTTGGTATTGAAATAGGATCAGATAACACAGAGCAAATCGTTAATCTCATTAAGACAGCTCCTATGGTCATCCTTGTCACTTCCATTATTGGACCCATTCTAGAAGAAATTGTGTTCCGTAAAATTCTATTCGGGGCTCTTTACACCCGATTGAATTTCTTTCTAGCCGGTCTTATCAGTTCACTTATTTTTGCCTTTGCACATGGGGAGCCAGAACACGTACTCCTATACTCAGCAATGGGCTTTACGTTTGCTTTTTTGTATGTCAAAACAAAACGGATACTGGTCCCGATTTTCGCTCATGTATCAATGAATACCATTGTCGTGATTATGCAGCTATATCCGGATTTGTTCCAACCATTATAAATCTTAATTCATGGAGGATTATGCTTTGAGACAATCACCGCTTTTTTCGGGTATCATTTATATATTTCTTGGTACATTATTTACCTTCTTCGCGATTCAAAATATTAACGAGGATGGCGGCTGGGGATTTTTCACCATCTTGCTTATTATCCTTGCCACCTTTGACTTTGGTTCAGGAATTCGAATGATTCTGTTTCACTTTCAGCTAAAAAAGCAGCAGACAAAAAAATGACCCTATAAGGGCCATTTTTTTATTCATCTGTTGCTTCTTCTTCTATTGAATAGTGCTTTAAGAAGTATACAAGTGATTGAAGCTCTACTGCTAGATCTATATGGTGTACGCGTACATGTGCAGGCACTGTTAAACGAGCAGGTGTAAAGTTTAATATTCCCCTTATATTAGCCTTCAACAGCCGGTCTGTCACAAATTGGGCTACCGGTGCCGGAATGGTTAGTATGGCAACCTCAATTCCCTGTTCCTCTATAACCTTTTCAAGATTATCCATATGATAGACAGGTACATTCCCAATCTTATGGTCGACTTTATCTGCCTGTACGTCAAAAGCGACTGCAATTTTGGTGTTATTATTTTTTAAGAAATTATAATTTAAAAAGGCCGTTCCAAGATTTCCGACTCCAATTAAAGCCACCTTTGTCAGTTCATCCTGGTCCAAAGTTTTACGGAAAAAGGATAGCAAATACTGAACATTATATCCATAACCTTTTTTACCCAATGCACCAAAATAAGAAAAATCTCTCCGGATTGTTGCTGAATCTACCTTCACTGCTTCACTAAGCTCAGCTGAAGATACTCTTTGTTTTCCAGACGCGTGTAAATTTGTTAAAAATCGATAATATAAAGGCAATCTCTTTGCTGTTGCTTGCGGTATCTTGGTCGTTTCATTTGCCATTCGAATCCCCCTTTTCCCTTCCTTATTCCTTTTTCACTTTGTGTACGGGCCATTAATGACTAAACACCTGTCTGTAAACACTTTCATTTTTACATCCTTTTAAAGTCCCCGTTTTTGCCACCTGTTTTCTCTACTAAATATGTCTCTCCTATCACCATTCCTTTATCGATTGCTTTACACATATCATAGACTGTTAAAGCGCACACAGACGCGGCAGTGAGGGCTTCCATTTCTACTCCAGTGCTCCCTTTCGTTTTAACAAAAACTTTAATAAACAATTCATAATCTTCATTCTTTGATTCCCATGAAAATGAGATATCAACACCAGTTAATGAAAGCGGATGACACATGGGAATAATATCCGATGTCTTTTTTGCTGCCATTATTCCTGCAACCTGGGCAACCGCTAAAACGTCTCCCTTTTTCATTTGGTTATTCGTTATTTTATCATATATTTCCTGACTCACAATAATACTTGATATTGCAGCCGCAGTTCGAAAGGACTCAGCTTTCTCACTGACATCTACCATCTTTGCTCTGCCTTGCTCATTAAAATGAGTAAACTCAGCCATATAAAAACCCCTCTTTATAAATGATACACTATTTTATAGGTATTTGTCTTTACTTTGTATTCTCCTTCACAAATAGTGTTTCCTATTTTAATAAAATATACAATTACTATTGAATCTATCTATAACCGCTCAATTCCCTATGTATTGCTGTCAACCTCTTTATCGGTTAATCTAGTAGTATAGAGGTGAACAATCATGATTTTATTACAAATCAATCAATTATGTAAATACTATGGAGCAGATATTATTTTATCAAATATAAAATTAGAGGTACAAACGCGAGACCGCATCGCTTTAGTTGGAAGAAACGGTGCAGGAAAATCTACCTTATTAAAAATAATCGCTGGGCATCTATCCTATGACTCAGGCGATATTATTAAGCCAAAAGAAGTGAAAATTGGCTACCTTGCTCAGGATACAGGTCTTGAATCAAATGTATCTATTTGGGAGGAAATGCTATCCGTTTTTGCTGATCTAAGACAGCAGGAACAAAAGCTGCGAAGCTTGGAAAATCAAATGTCTGACCCAGCCACTCTTCAAAATGAGGCCAGTTACGAAAAGGTACTAAAGGAATATGATGTCCTGCAGGTGGAATTTAAGGAAAAAGGTGGCTATCAGTATGAAGCTGACATTCGCTCTGTACTGCATGGACTGAATTTTCAATCCTTTGATTATCATACTAAAATTTCATCCTTAAGCGGCGGGCAAAAGACACGTCTAGCACTTGGTAAATTACTGCTATCAAAGCCCGAGATACTAATTCTCGATGAGCCGACAAACCACCTTGATATTGATACATTATCCTGGCTTGAACAATATCTACAGGGCTATGAAGGTGCTATCCTGATTGTATCCCATGACCGTTATTTCCTCGATAAGGTTGTGAATCAGGTCTATGAAATATCTCGGCAGCAAATCACTAAATATGTAGGAAACTATAGCTCTTACTTAGATAAAAAAGCTGAGAATTATGAACGGGAAATGAAGCAATATGAAAAACAGCAAGAGGAGGTCAATAAGCTGCAGGATTTTATCCAGCGTAATCTTGCCCGAGCCTCTACAACGAAACGGGCTCAGAGTCGACGTAAAAAGCTGGAAAGAATGGAGTTAATGGATCGTCCATTAGGAAATGAAAAATCAGCTTCCTTCTCCTTTGATATAGAAAAACAATCTGGAAATGAAGTTTTACAGGTTAGATCTCTGTCTATTGGTTATACCGAAGAAGCTGTCTCTCAGGATATAAATATACGTCTGACAAGAGGAGAAAGCATTGCCCTTGTCGGACCAAACGGGATTGGTAAATCAACATTATTAAAAACAATTATGAAAAAGCTCGAACCACAAGAAGGTGATATTCAATATGGTACAAATGTATCGATTGGTTACTATGATCAGGAACAAGCTGAACTCACCTCAAACAAAAAGGTACTCAATGAGCTTTGGGACGATTATCCTTTAAAAAGTGAAAAAGAAATCCGTACGATTCTCGGAAACTTTTTATTCTCAGGTGATGATGTATTAAAAATTGTATCTACCTTGAGCGGCGGTGAAAAGGCCCGTTTGGCACTTGCGAAGCTGATGATGCAGAAAGCAAACCTTTTAATATTAGACGAGCCGACCAACCATCTTGATTTAGATAGTAAAGAAATACTGGAAAATTCCCTAGTCGATTATCCGGGCACCATTCTATTCGTTTCCCACGACCGGTACTTTATCAACCGTATTGCTTCTAAAGTGGTTGAGCTTAGCAAATACGGCTCTACTGAGTATTTGGGTGATTATGATTATTATGTGGAAAAGAAACTTGAGCAGGAAGAGTTAAAGGAGCTGGAGGAACAAAAAAAGGAAGCCGGTCAACCGATAAAGCAGGAAAAGACGAGTTATCAACAGGACAAAGAAGCTAAGAAGCTGGAAAGACAGCGCCTTAGAAGAATTGAAGAGCTAGAAGGGATTATTGAAGAGCTCGAACAAAAAATTGAAGCAAATGAACAGCTTCTCTGTGATCCAGAAATATTTCAAGACCACGAAAAATCACTTCACATTCATGAGGAAGTAGAAAAACAGAAACAAGAGCTAGAACAGTTTGTGGAGGAATGGACCTTATTGGCGGATGAATAGTAATCATCCACAAAATAATAATGAGCTTGTTCATAACCTAGCCTTACAAAAAACGAAGCATCGTCAGCTATGCTTCGTTTTTCCACATTTTTAACCACAGCCCAATAGCCTTTATTACAACTTTCCAC of the Bacillus tuaregi genome contains:
- a CDS encoding CPBP family intramembrane glutamic endopeptidase codes for the protein MKKEYWFILIAYTFMHLSGILGVPLVTYFGSLLGKSPQEMAELSVSLWIMISFSVTLIIILFLLRREWTNPVRNERALSPRDSMYWAVGGIFLAFFAQITAANIEYLLGIEIGSDNTEQIVNLIKTAPMVILVTSIIGPILEEIVFRKILFGALYTRLNFFLAGLISSLIFAFAHGEPEHVLLYSAMGFTFAFLYVKTKRILVPIFAHVSMNTIVVIMQLYPDLFQPL
- a CDS encoding YdiK family protein — protein: MRQSPLFSGIIYIFLGTLFTFFAIQNINEDGGWGFFTILLIILATFDFGSGIRMILFHFQLKKQQTKK
- a CDS encoding redox-sensing transcriptional repressor Rex → MANETTKIPQATAKRLPLYYRFLTNLHASGKQRVSSAELSEAVKVDSATIRRDFSYFGALGKKGYGYNVQYLLSFFRKTLDQDELTKVALIGVGNLGTAFLNYNFLKNNNTKIAVAFDVQADKVDHKIGNVPVYHMDNLEKVIEEQGIEVAILTIPAPVAQFVTDRLLKANIRGILNFTPARLTVPAHVRVHHIDLAVELQSLVYFLKHYSIEEEATDE
- the moaC gene encoding cyclic pyranopterin monophosphate synthase MoaC; translation: MAEFTHFNEQGRAKMVDVSEKAESFRTAAAISSIIVSQEIYDKITNNQMKKGDVLAVAQVAGIMAAKKTSDIIPMCHPLSLTGVDISFSWESKNEDYELFIKVFVKTKGSTGVEMEALTAASVCALTVYDMCKAIDKGMVIGETYLVEKTGGKNGDFKRM
- a CDS encoding ABC-F family ATP-binding cassette domain-containing protein, yielding MILLQINQLCKYYGADIILSNIKLEVQTRDRIALVGRNGAGKSTLLKIIAGHLSYDSGDIIKPKEVKIGYLAQDTGLESNVSIWEEMLSVFADLRQQEQKLRSLENQMSDPATLQNEASYEKVLKEYDVLQVEFKEKGGYQYEADIRSVLHGLNFQSFDYHTKISSLSGGQKTRLALGKLLLSKPEILILDEPTNHLDIDTLSWLEQYLQGYEGAILIVSHDRYFLDKVVNQVYEISRQQITKYVGNYSSYLDKKAENYEREMKQYEKQQEEVNKLQDFIQRNLARASTTKRAQSRRKKLERMELMDRPLGNEKSASFSFDIEKQSGNEVLQVRSLSIGYTEEAVSQDINIRLTRGESIALVGPNGIGKSTLLKTIMKKLEPQEGDIQYGTNVSIGYYDQEQAELTSNKKVLNELWDDYPLKSEKEIRTILGNFLFSGDDVLKIVSTLSGGEKARLALAKLMMQKANLLILDEPTNHLDLDSKEILENSLVDYPGTILFVSHDRYFINRIASKVVELSKYGSTEYLGDYDYYVEKKLEQEELKELEEQKKEAGQPIKQEKTSYQQDKEAKKLERQRLRRIEELEGIIEELEQKIEANEQLLCDPEIFQDHEKSLHIHEEVEKQKQELEQFVEEWTLLADE